Proteins encoded in a region of the Sporocytophaga myxococcoides DSM 11118 genome:
- a CDS encoding zinc-dependent peptidase, translating to MKPLSAEHKEILRKKNPFYKKLSSEYKNRFEQRVNHFLINKNIRDESGNDVLDDIKVTIAATFIQLTIGLRPVFLSNFNTITVSQKNSDWGLNGTSKEFKLSWPEFQLGISNSADGYNPGLQLMAEALFEENLLETTGAAIFGESAFRKWQSVSKKQAEYFISTGLSQFKTYREVNKEKYFGATVVYFFEKPEDFKQRFPDMYKAIKGLLNQNPVKNRII from the coding sequence TTGAAACCTCTGTCTGCAGAGCATAAAGAGATCCTTAGAAAGAAAAATCCCTTTTATAAAAAACTATCCTCAGAATATAAAAACAGATTTGAGCAAAGAGTAAATCACTTCCTGATTAATAAAAACATCAGAGATGAATCTGGTAATGATGTGCTTGATGATATAAAAGTAACAATAGCTGCTACGTTCATTCAACTTACAATAGGATTAAGACCGGTCTTTCTTTCAAATTTCAATACGATTACTGTAAGTCAAAAAAATTCTGACTGGGGCTTAAATGGCACTAGTAAAGAATTTAAACTTTCATGGCCCGAATTCCAACTCGGCATTTCCAATTCTGCGGATGGCTATAACCCGGGACTTCAACTAATGGCTGAAGCTTTGTTTGAAGAAAACCTGCTTGAAACAACAGGTGCTGCAATCTTCGGAGAATCCGCATTTAGAAAGTGGCAATCCGTTTCGAAAAAACAAGCAGAATATTTTATCAGTACCGGATTAAGTCAGTTCAAAACTTACAGAGAAGTGAATAAAGAAAAATACTTTGGTGCTACTGTAGTCTATTTCTTTGAGAAGCCTGAGGATTTCAAACAGAGGTTTCCTGACATGTACAAAGCTATAAAAGGATTGCTCAATCAGAATCCTGTTAAAAACAGGATAATTTGA